TACGTTGGGTCTAGACGTGATCACGCCCGACCCCGTGTTGGGCCTAGACACGACAGTCCCTAATCAGTTTTTAGTGCAGTCATAAGTTATACTCATTTTCTCCTGGGTTCTGAGCATAAATTAGGCCCAACATCCCTCAGATTAGGTGCATAACCGATGGGTCACTCTACATTGAGCCCCCTATACTCTAGGTATGGGTTAGTAATTATGATACCCATCACATCCTATTAAATACGGATAAGCAGCCCATGCTTATATTAATTAGATGTGATGGTACAAGCtatagaataatattattttactgttACAAGATTACATCTCTATTCCTCCTAAGTTGTACGAAGCAGGTCAAGctagataatataaaaaagaagaggaatagACAACAAGGGGTTTGAAACCTTATACTTTGAGACAAAAACACATTCTTTACTTCTTCTTCCTTAATTCTATATCTTCTTCCTTCTCCTCTTCTCTATCTTCATAAAAGCTCATTAATACTTCTATTAATATCTTTTGTTACATAAAAAATACCTACGACTGACTTGATCTTCGGATGGTCCCCCATCAACACCCCCATGAGACTTTGTGCAGCCATTGCAGTTTGAAGTGAAGCTCATAGAACATACTGTGAATGATGTGCAAGGATCTCTAGGAAACAAGAATACTCCTAGTGATTTTTGTAGCCTCATCAAgtagaatatataaaatatcaagttttaaattgaCCAACAATGGTGCAATATATCATCCATTATGAACAATAAAAGAGTATTATTTTCACAATTCTTTAGCCTCATTCTACGATTCAATGCAAAATATCATCCATTTGAGTATTGATCAATATGATCTATTTAAGTATTGATCATCTCCATAAGTTGTTCATGATGATTTTCTATTTGATATGCTTTCTAATATTATTGTTGGCATTGTAGTACAAGGCGATTAAACTTGTTTTTGGAttgatcataattttaaaagttatttagtTTCTATTGCTTGAACCATGCTTTCATCTTAAATTGTGGGTAAAGGTTTGGGAAAAACTAtagattatagtttttttttaattttttttcaaattataatcaCAAAAACTACCAAAATACTAAACACACTAAACTTAGttactaatttgatttttttttttgtatacgaatattgtcaaataaaaaaatattttgatattgaattttatcaattaaagaaaagtgaaaaagatttattccaattgaaaaaaatgtgCAATACATAAAATAGGTAGCACTAGATGTACTTCCACACCACACCATGAGGCTCTTTTCccacccataaaaaaatatgtttaggtGCCTCAAGTacattttaaagaaagaaaaaaaaattacaactcgGTTTGTGGACCTAACTAGGTCAAATAAactaactttattttaattagatgaaaaTGAATGAGCAGCAATAGCAAACAAACCAAaaactttcttgaaaaaaattgatcaagataatttggaaaaaaaaccacaaagtctattttattaaagaaaaaaaaccaatattgaacaatgaaatcgaaaaaaaaaagtataaaaatgaaTGTCAATCGCGTTAATAGTTCAAAATCATGACCTTAGTCATTAGACTGAAAGCATCATAACCTTTAAGTCTAATCCTCAATTgattaaatgttaaaagataaaattgaaaaaaaaattatacaaaaggatacaaaacaaaaaaatagcaattaaaagaataagggtaaaaattgaaataaaaaataaattagatgactaaattgaaaagaaaattcactttaataaaaagaaaaaaaagactgaGGACCAaatcagaaataaaaaataatatatcatgaATTTAGATTGAAGGAtaacattgaaaacaaataaaaatcgtACAAAGggctcaagaaaaaaaaatagaaatcaaaagaataataataaaattgaaacaaataataatatatcacaaattgatattaaaagataaaattgaaaaaaaaaaaaaaaacttttataaaaaggtTGAGATTCttgagaacaaaaattaaaaaccaaaagattaaagatcaaagttaaaatatcaatatctaAGTGGACAACTTTGAAATTGTGAAAGCCCAATGTGTTTTTCGAGGGAATGACAGataacaaagagaaaaagaaaagtccCACCAAGAATAATTCATCCCACAACTACTATCCCGCCTTGTCTCAATAGGAAGAAGATGTCGTGACAAATTTAACAACATGGTGGAATAATGTTTTTAACAACCATGAAACAATGGAGGTTCACCATAAACACTTCCTACATGTTGGCACATTATCAACtttattaatgttattaatattttatgttcattaaatgattaaattactctcaaccaattaaaaaataacaattttttttttgatgaaaagacaaaaaagctcttggatgtaataattaaaagttttgattttaatgaCAGTTGAGTCgttttattgtataaataaGTGAAAAGACTAAGAAGCACTTGTATAATATAATTAacatttttgcttttaaaagaataacaatttaattgtgcatctaaaaataaaaaaaattataaaaccctttatcattttaataataactaattaaccatgtaagaagataaaaatacttttaatatcaagaccattattgtttttaagaaagaaatggTTATTATAGTGTAGTGATAAATAGTAAGCTGAGTctatatgtatattaaatttACTTTCCGTTTTAGCCTTTTTATCATtccaacaaaatattaaaaataaattatcgatTATATTATATATCTAGTTTTgtgcaatataaaaaaaaaaaaatagacaaccaAAAAAACATATGCAAGGCCACAGACTTTTGGCTAattctattaatttaattttttttttttgttaaataaaggtacattttaaatacaaaataaaaagcaaaggaCATCGGGAAATTCCCCATGAAACATGAAAGTCCGACTCGCTCTACTGTTccctccttcctcttcttccctaacaaatataaaagaaaaaaaaaaaaaacctaaccaaacttcttttcttttgagaatTTTACAATGCTAAAATCCCCACTTTTTCTTTCTATCAATTGCACTGCTATTGCATCCCCTGCGAAACCCACTTCAACAACCTCATACCCTTTTGTTCTTCTTTCGTTTCATTAGCTTATATGAAATCATCAAATTCCaacctttttatttcatttctaaactcaattttgttCATTACCCATTTCGATTTTGATCCTCTTCTTCCTGTATTATTCATCAAGTTTGCATTTTGTTGTACAAATTGAGAGAATTTTAGCACTCCTCTCTTGTGTaaattctgggtttttttttatgatgaatcTGAATAGTATTTGTTTGTTGTAGATTACTTTCATTTTTGGTTTCAATTTGGTTAGAATTGGTAATGGAGAACAGTGGAGAAGCAGTGGATGATCAGGGATCAGGATGGTTTCAAGTGAAAAAGGTGTTGTTTTTGTCATTCGTTAAGTATTCCCATTGTTTAGTTGATAAGGAagctaaaaaagaataaagaaaaaagaatattatgttTTATGGATGCCTCTTTTCTATTAAGCTTCAGCTGTTTGGATATTTCAGCATATATTTCTACCCACGCCATTGATCATGTATTTAGCTTTGCTAAGTGAGATTCATACATGTATTATTAGTTTCTAAACAAAATCTGAAGCTTGAATAATAGAAACAAATAGAATATGCCatctgctatatatatatatatataatgtgctTACTTGTGATCATCTCTTCAATTTGGTCAATGTGATAAGTTATGTGCTTCAAGGAATCTGTATACTCTATCAAGTGCTTGGGTTTATCAGACCTCAAATTGATCTCTTTTACTTTAGGGGTTCTCATTCCAGAGCGGCTGCATTTATGCTCTTGTTGAGTTTGTGAGCCTTGGGTATTTTATGTTTGTGCATTGAACCAGTACATTGCTCCCATCTTTATTCCTTTTTCTTCCAAGTTATCAcatctttcttttatttcatcggAAACTGTTGTTTGAGATTGTTCCTTCTTTAACAAAGTTAATTAGGTTAGGTTGTTTTATAATGTTTCTAAATGGTTCACTTTCCTTAGGTGATAGCATGATGTAGCCTTCTTGTTGACTTTTCTAAGCAGCAGGCAGTTTGTTTATTTGCCCTTGATGTGCTCTAAGGTTTTGGTTTTCTGTACTTTTTCTCCAGAAGCATAGAAGCAGCTCAAAGTTTTCATTGCATAGCTCGGCTGCAGGATTTTCTGGAAAGAATGGTTCCAGTTGTCATATTACCCAACCATCATCAAGTGAAAAAAACAGGAATTTGTGTGGGAAGCATGTATCCCATCATTCAAAGGGAGGGCCAAATAGCTCCATAAATGGTTGTGGCAACTCTGCTAACTCTTCTTCTGTGTCAAACCAAGATGAAAACAGGGTGTTCCTGCCCCATAAATTATTGGTTACACAACATGGGGAAGATGGTGGATGTTCCCAGTTGTCGCCAGTGTCAATCACCAATTCTAATGCCAAAGTTGGTGACACCCAGAAAATGTTATTGAAGGACAAGCCTGATGTTCCAAAGATCAAGTGGGGAGATCTAGAGGATGATTTATTGATTCTGCATGGTGAAAATAATTCTCAAATGGTTAAAAAGTTTGTTGGTGAAGGAAATAATAATTTGGTGGATAGGATGCCAGAGAATAACTGTCATTTTGTTTCACATGTTTCTTCTTCTAGCAACCTTCAAGAAAACAGATTGGTGGCCTCATCAGTAAATGTAGATATTTCTCCTGATCAAATGTTTCCATTCACTAATAAAGAagatttacatgaaaaaaacagTAAAGATGTTAGTGAAACTTCATCTCAAGACGTAGAGGTACCAAGTACAGATGGCAGAATGGTTGTTCCAAATTATCCACAAAATTGCAAGGAAAAAATCACTGAAAATTCTAAAACAACAGAAgatgatttttcttgttctacCCTTCCATCTGGTGGAGACAGTGTGCGAGAGATGAAACTTAATGTTCCTGCTGGTCTGTCTGAGTTGCACGAGCTAAAGATTTCTGAATTAACAGTTATGAGTACGAATTCAACAATTATTCCATTGGATAGTGAGTTGCTTCTTACTGGAAGCGCTGCACCTGAAATTTCTGAATTACCAGTGGGAAATGGGAATTCAGGCACAGTGATGATTCCCCTGGACAGTGAGTTGCTTCCACCTGAAAAGACTAATCTTGAAATTTCTACTGAAGCTGTTACAAATAGCCACTCCACCACTGCAGTTATCGCCAATGATAATGAGTCACTTGCATCTGAGAAGTATGTACCTGAAATATCAGGAGAAGTTGCTGTTACTGCATCTGTTGATGATCCTCAGGGACCACCTGATGTGGCACTGCACAATGAGTTATTTAAAGTCCACAGAACTGGCTTCCTTGGAGAATGTGACACGGGTGAAAGCAAAGAAAGATTTAGGGAACGACTATGGTGCTTTCTGTTTGAGAATCTCAACAGGGCTGTGGATGAACTCTATCTTCTTTGCGAGCTAGAATGTGATGTAGGACAGATGAAAGAGGCCATTCTTGTTCTTGAAGAAGCTGCATCTGATTTTAAAGAACTGACTAAACGAGTACAGGAGTTTGAGAATGTGAAAAGGTCCTCTCCTCAATCGATTGATGTAAAATGCTTGAAGTGTGAGCATCACAGGCCACATGCTATGTCATGGGAGGTAAATGCTTTCCTATTTGTCATATGGAAATGCCATATTGATTGACGTGAAATTACTGTCACCAAACCATCAAAATTAATGTTAATCATTtacctgaaaagaaaaaaaattgtttgatccAAAAAGATAAATAGTATATAAACCAAAAGAAATGATTCAAAATAGAACTGatcttctaatttcatctcaTTGTAATTCAAAGTTTCTTCCAAGGAAGTTGTCAAGTTACAAACTCAGTTCTTATTATCAgtattttgttgatttaattggagtattaatttttctttcctaaGATAAAAGTTTCTAGAAATTCTTTGATGCGGGACAACTTGGTGAAGCAGAACAGCTTAAAGGGCTGTTTTGGATCTGACTTTTAGAGGCTGTTTATGGCTGTAGACATTGATGTGAACAGTAATTTTAGGAGATTTTAGGCTGAATTGTTTCTGGGTAATTGTTGTAGGGTTGATTAGGTATGTGTGGGAGGTTGTTTAGGGATTATTGATGAGTGTCTTATGGTAGATTGATAGGGTTTGTATATTGTATAAATTATGATAGTCACACTAATAAGGTTTCTAGGAGTCACGCCTAGAGGATAAGGAAACCTAAGCTTCACCCCTAGGGTTCTCAGAAGTCACACGTAAGGGAGATTACATCGCACAATCAAAAGCAAATTGCTggaattttattcataaattgcaatgaaaatattgaaagacTACATGCTTATTTGTAGAGCTGTAGCAGTCCAAACCCAACAAGAACTTAGATACCCTCAACTTCTGACCTAAGTATTcctatttagaataaaaaacctaaaataaaatactaattgaaaatataacctAGACCTTGGctaattttcaagcaaaaagaCATGAACATATTGAGTTTCTTCCCtatgatgattttgttttttttaaaaagaatcgaGTATTATATTTGGAATATTGTTTTCGTTTCATGAGTGTTTTGGGGTTTTAATAATACCTTGTTTCAATTGAGAAGAAGtttattatggattttatttGTGTATTTGTCTGCATATGCACCCAAATGTAGATTCTCTATGTGCATCAGtcagaaaatttattttctaggtACCATCAGGGTCCTTTTGCTTGCCTGCCTTTTAACTTGGATTTTTGGAAGGCAAGAAAAATGGAATACAACTTTTAAAACCGAAACATGATGTCTTTGTTGTTTGTTTCCTTGGAGAAGGGAGtaaaataacaaattgaaaTTAGCTAGTGATATAGGTTGAatgttggcttttgtttttacattattGGACATAACAATTAACAGAAAATTATTTGGTTTCCACTTGCAATCATTCACCTTGAGAAGGATAATGGACAATCAATGAAACGATGCAACTCCTTATTGCccattatttcttttctaaattgGTGTTTGAAATTAACTCTGTATGGTGTCCAGGCTAGCTTGTTTTGTTTATGAGCCACCAAATGACATTTCTTCAAGTGAAGCAAAATTCTTGATTGTTGAATACATGACTGTGGCATGTGCATTGGCCATCTTGTTGCAATAAAACCTTCACTTTAATCTGATTTTGTGCGGGGATGGTCTGTAACAGATGGGAATTCCTTTTATATCATCTAATCACTTATATTTAGGAATTTGTGTGCCATGAACCTTGTTTGTGCTTTTTGGGTACTTTCAAGTAGGTGATTCGATGTGATAGTGATTATTATGTATCTGCTTGTATGTAGATGATAATTGTTCATTATCCTAAAATCATCCTATTTTTGTatgaaccttttcttttctttatggtTTTGGCATGATTACAGAATGCATTGTGATATCGTGTGCACATCCTCTGACCAACTTGTTACAAACCATCTTCAGCTTAATTAGACTTTGTGTAGGGATACTtgcataaattataataattccCAGAGCTATTGTGAAATTACAGGACCAAAAGCATGGCAATTTGACTGAAAACATTAAGAAGTATCACACAATTTCCCTCTATGTTTGAACTTACTTATCGTTTAAACATTAGCTATTTTGGTTACTTTAATACTATAATTTCAATATTAGTTAATAATTTTGACTGTGTATTTtccagtgattttttttaattaaataatttatctatattcaatgtatttaaagaaaaaaccattaatttccTATTCTTATATATCGACCtaatgaattatttaatttcttaaactcATTTGAAAGCAATCACTAGAACAATGGATCATTTGGGTTTTCcccttaaaaactaaaattttggtGAAGTAACATTGAAATAATATCAATGTATTTAAAATAACTGGTGTATGGACAAAAACTGAATTCTAACTTAGTAAGGGCATTTTTGCTGTAAATTTGGCATTTTGGTTATAAAGGGTTTTTCTGTAAAACTATTGATCTTTTAGTTGGTGTTTGTAATTTCATGATATCTCAGGGGGTTATCTGTAATTTCACAATATCTCAGGGGGGGTATTTTAATTTACTCTtgataataaattgaaattctttTGATCATCAGGTTACTTATGTTTGGGAATTGTGCATccatttactcttttttttttggttttggggtGCTTGGAAGTTGTTGATTCTagggatattttttttctaacatggaACTTTTAAAGTGAATGATTATGTTTtcttcttaaattattattattattattattattattatatttgaaaatggttagtaatttcattctcattgcagGTTCGCAGAATGACAACTTCATCTCAGAGAGCTGAGATATTATCTTCATCTTTGGAGGcttttaagaaaattcaacaagAAAGAGCTAACATGCTTGCAGCTAATAATGCAAAAATTATGGGGCTTGAATGCTCCAATAGCCATGATGTATCTGTTGATCATCTCAATAAGTCTGCTGGGAAAAGTGATGTAATTCTCAGTGCCAAAGATTCAGTGATGAAGTCAAGGAAACAGAGTGGAGGTTCATATTCCACTCAAGGAAACCTGAATGATAAGAAGCAGAACATTGACTTGGGCAGGTTCAATAAAGTAAACTTTGTAAAAAATGTTAATGACGCTCCACGCAATGTATCTTCTTCCAGTGCCAATTCATCCATGCTACTTTTCAGGGATAACTCTCCCTCTGGTTTTGTGAAGGGCAAACAAGAAACTGAGGCAGACATGCTGCTTCATAAGAAAGATAAAACATTTTCAGAAACTGCCATTGAGAAAAACCTTAAATCTGCAGAAAATACCACCAAGAAGCAGATTCCTCTTTCTGAGAAAGACAAGGAAAGGAGAAATTCAAGTTCAAGGAAATCAATGGATGCATGGAAAGAGAGGAGGAATTGGGAGGACATTCTCTCATCTCCTTTCTGTGTCTCTTCTCGCTTATCAAATTCACCAGGCATTAGCAGAAAAAGTGCTGAGCGCGCGCGCATTTTGCATGCTAAACTAATGTCTCctgataagaagaagaaaactgcTTTTGATCTGAAAAGGGAAGCAGAAGAAAAACATGCACGGGCTATGAGGATCAGAAGTGAGCTGGAGAATGAAAGGGTTCAAAAGCTTCAGCGCACCTCAGAAAAACTAAATCGTGTAAATGAATGGCAGGCTGTGCGCACTATGAAGTTACGAGAAGGAATGTATGCTCGCCACCAGCGTGGTGAATCTCGACATGAAGCTTTTCTAGCTCAAGTTGTGAGGAGAGCTGGTGATGAAAGCAGTAAGGTTAATGAGGTTCGTTTCATTACTTCCTTGaatgaagaaaacaagaagCTTATGTTGCGTCAGAAACTTCACGATTCAGAGTTGAGGAGAGCTGAAAAGCTTCAAGtgataaaaactaaacaaaaagagGATATGGCTAGAGAGGAGGCTGTTTTAGAACGCAGAAAACTTATTGAAGCTGAGAAGTTACAGCGTCTTGCTGAAACACAGCGAAAAAAGGAAGAGGCACAAGTTAGAAGGGAAGAGGAACGCAAAGCATCAAATGCAGCACGTGAAGCAAGGGCAATCATACAGCTTCGGAGGAGGGAGGAAAGAGCGAAAGCACAGCAAGAGGAAGCTGAGCTGTTGGCACAGAAATTAGCTGAGAGACTTAGTGAAAGTGAACAGCGTCGCAAATTTTACCTGGAGCAAATACGGGAGAGAGCTTCTATGGATTTCAGGGATCAATCTTCACCTTTAATGCGCCGATCAATGTATAAGGAGGGTCAAGGTCGAACAACACCAACCAATAGCAGTGAAGATTATCAAGTAAACAATGTTGCAGGGGAAGGAAGTTCTACTCTTGCTGCAGGAAAAGCATTGTTACAACATTCAATGAAACGGCGGATTAAAAAGATTCGGCAAAGACTTATGGCTCTCAGATATGAGTTCACCGAGCCTCTAGCTAGTTCTGAGAATACTAGCATTGGGTATAGAATGGCTGTAGGAACTGCCAGAGCAAAATTTGGGAGGTGGCTTCAAGAACTTCAAAGACTTCGGCAGGCAAGAAAAAAAGGTGCCGCAAGTATTGGTCTAATAACTGCTGAAATGATCAAGGTACTCATTTCCACTGTAGAGCAAGATGGTATTATGACATTTCAAACTTTGATCATTTATACTGCTGTACCATTGTGCTTGTATTTGCTAAAGGTGGTGGAAGTTACTGTACAGTAGGACATCAATTAAAAGTTGCTATCCTGATCAATTCCTACTGTAACATTTGTTTTGGTGGACGTTGTTTAATGgctgtttcttttttcccttttctgttAGTGGGAAGTTTTGAGGGAATTTTTTCTGTTGAATTCTAATTTattgcatataattttttatcaatcagTTTGTGGAGGGTAAGGATCCTGAGCTGCAAGCTT
The genomic region above belongs to Populus alba chromosome 12, ASM523922v2, whole genome shotgun sequence and contains:
- the LOC118029017 gene encoding uncharacterized protein isoform X1, with translation MENSGEAVDDQGSGWFQVKKKHRSSSKFSLHSSAAGFSGKNGSSCHITQPSSSEKNRNLCGKHVSHHSKGGPNSSINGCGNSANSSSVSNQDENRVFLPHKLLVTQHGEDGGCSQLSPVSITNSNAKVGDTQKMLLKDKPDVPKIKWGDLEDDLLILHGENNSQMVKKFVGEGNNNLVDRMPENNCHFVSHVSSSSNLQENRLVASSVNVDISPDQMFPFTNKEDLHEKNSKDVSETSSQDVEVPSTDGRMVVPNYPQNCKEKITENSKTTEDDFSCSTLPSGGDSVREMKLNVPAGLSELHELKISELTVMSTNSTIIPLDSELLLTGSAAPEISELPVGNGNSGTVMIPLDSELLPPEKTNLEISTEAVTNSHSTTAVIANDNESLASEKYVPEISGEVAVTASVDDPQGPPDVALHNELFKVHRTGFLGECDTGESKERFRERLWCFLFENLNRAVDELYLLCELECDVGQMKEAILVLEEAASDFKELTKRVQEFENVKRSSPQSIDVKCLKCEHHRPHAMSWEVRRMTTSSQRAEILSSSLEAFKKIQQERANMLAANNAKIMGLECSNSHDVSVDHLNKSAGKSDVILSAKDSVMKSRKQSGGSYSTQGNLNDKKQNIDLGRFNKVNFVKNVNDAPRNVSSSSANSSMLLFRDNSPSGFVKGKQETEADMLLHKKDKTFSETAIEKNLKSAENTTKKQIPLSEKDKERRNSSSRKSMDAWKERRNWEDILSSPFCVSSRLSNSPGISRKSAERARILHAKLMSPDKKKKTAFDLKREAEEKHARAMRIRSELENERVQKLQRTSEKLNRVNEWQAVRTMKLREGMYARHQRGESRHEAFLAQVVRRAGDESSKVNEVRFITSLNEENKKLMLRQKLHDSELRRAEKLQVIKTKQKEDMAREEAVLERRKLIEAEKLQRLAETQRKKEEAQVRREEERKASNAAREARAIIQLRRREERAKAQQEEAELLAQKLAERLSESEQRRKFYLEQIRERASMDFRDQSSPLMRRSMYKEGQGRTTPTNSSEDYQVNNVAGEGSSTLAAGKALLQHSMKRRIKKIRQRLMALRYEFTEPLASSENTSIGYRMAVGTARAKFGRWLQELQRLRQARKKGAASIGLITAEMIKFVEGKDPELQASRQAGLLDFIAAALPASHTSNPETCQVTIHLLKLLRVVLSATANRSYFLSQNLLPPIIPMLSAALENYIKIAASLNVPGSTNLQSSKTSVENFESISEVLDNFLWTVGTVIGHASSDEQQVQMQDGLLELLIAYQVIHRLRDLFALYDRPQVEGSPFPSSILLSIHLLVALTYRPGTNSSINWESSPVKTVLRFENQEAKPVENADCQYSSAVMTSEDYRPPLFVLNCSTVVSPLNVSDDIQIDESCNINEIKESVSLSKDGEQKPHSSVELKIANTNTRDGQDEAQKNLIEEKDAKQFVSDCAEHKNNVMLNLKEPVAFLLSAISETGLVSLPSLLTAVLLQANNRLTSEQGSYILPSNFEEVATGVLKVLNNLALLDIVFMQRMLARPDLKMEFFHLMSFLLSHCTSKWKVANDQVGFLLLECLSLLGYFALFHSENQAVLRWGKSPTILHKICDLPFVFFSDTELIPVLAGALVAACYGCEQNKCVVQQELSMDMLVSLLRSCRNVSPAMRSNPIVENLPTEDANESNQQISELKKSSQGDILQRSNRYNSRSMRVSMGKAGTFGNSIRGGKMRSQRDGKTTKTSEEMALKHNPVAPQTSMMLHCRFPSSFMDRAEQFFTAGMTNVADEV
- the LOC118029017 gene encoding uncharacterized protein isoform X3, which produces MENSGEAVDDQGSGWFQVKKKHRSSSKFSLHSSAAGFSGKNGSSCHITQPSSSEKNRNLCGKHVSHHSKGGPNSSINGCGNSANSSSVSNQDENRVFLPHKLLVTQHGEDGGCSQLSPVSITNSNAKVGDTQKMLLKDKPDVPKIKWGDLEDDLLILHGENNSQMVKKFVGEGNNNLVDRMPENNCHFVSHVSSSSNLQENRLVASSVNVDISPDQMFPFTNKEDLHEKNSKDVSETSSQDVEVPSTDGRMVVPNYPQNCKEKITENSKTTEDDFSCSTLPSGGDSVREMKLNVPAGLSELHELKISELTVMSTNSTIIPLDSELLLTGSAAPEISELPVGNGNSGTVMIPLDSELLPPEKTNLEISTEAVTNSHSTTAVIANDNESLASEKYVPEISGEVAVTASVDDPQGPPDVALHNELFKVHRTGFLGECDTGESKERFRERLWCFLFENLNRAVDELYLLCELECDVGQMKEAILVLEEAASDFKELTKRVQEFENVKRSSPQSIDVKCLKCEHHRPHAMSWEVRRMTTSSQRAEILSSSLEAFKKIQQERANMLAANNAKIMGLECSNSHDVSVDHLNKSAGKSDVILSAKDSVMKSRKQSGGSYSTQGNLNDKKQNIDLGRFNKVNFVKNVNDAPRNVSSSSANSSMLLFRDNSPSGFVKGKQETEADMLLHKKDKTFSETAIEKNLKSAENTTKKQIPLSEKDKERRNSSSRKSMDAWKERRNWEDILSSPFCVSSRLSNSPGISRKSAERARILHAKLMSPDKKKKTAFDLKREAEEKHARAMRIRSELENERVQKLQRTSEKLNRVNEWQAVRTMKLREGMYARHQRGESRHEAFLAQVVRRAGDESSKVNEVRFITSLNEENKKLMLRQKLHDSELRRAEKLQVIKTKQKEDMAREEAVLERRKLIEAEKLQRLAETQRKKEEAQVRREEERKASNAAREARAIIQLRRREERAKAQQEEAELLAQKLAERLSESEQRRKFYLEQIRERASMDFRDQSSPLMRRSMYKEGQGRTTPTNSSEDYQVNNVAGEGSSTLAAGKALLQHSMKRRIKKIRQRLMALRYEFTEPLASSENTSIGYRMAVGTARAKFGRWLQELQRLRQARKKGAASIGLITAEMIKFVEGKDPELQASRQAGLLDFIAAALPASHTSNPETCQVTIHLLKLLRVVLSATANRSYFLSQNLLPPIIPMLSAALENYIKIAASLNVPGSTNLQSSKTSVENFESISEVLDNFLWTVGTVIGHASSDEQQVQMQDGLLELLIAYQVIHRLRDLFALYDRPQVEGSPFPSSILLSIHLLVALTYRPGTNSSINWESSPVKTVLRFENQEAKPVENADCQYSSAVMTSEDYRPPLFVLNCSTVVSPLNVSDDIQIDESCNINEIKESVSLSKDGEQKPHSSVELKIANTNTRDGQDEAQKNLIEEKDAKQFVSDCAEHKNNVMLNLKEPVAFLLSAISETGLVSLPSLLTAVLLQANNRLTSEQGSYILPSNFEEVATGVLKVLNNLALLDIVFMQRMLEHIQKISMLARSNLKYKRDAKPA
- the LOC118029017 gene encoding uncharacterized protein isoform X2, whose protein sequence is MENSGEAVDDQGSGWFQVKKKHRSSSKFSLHSSAAGFSGKNGSSCHITQPSSSEKNRNLCGKHVSHHSKGGPNSSINGCGNSANSSSVSNQDENRVFLPHKLLVTQHGEDGGCSQLSPVSITNSNAKVGDTQKMLLKDKPDVPKIKWGDLEDDLLILHGENNSQMVKKFVGEGNNNLVDRMPENNCHFVSHVSSSSNLQENRLVASSVNVDISPDQMFPFTNKEDLHEKNSKDVSETSSQDVEVPSTDGRMVVPNYPQNCKEKITENSKTTEDDFSCSTLPSGGDSVREMKLNVPAGLSELHELKISELTVMSTNSTIIPLDSELLLTGSAAPEISELPVGNGNSGTVMIPLDSELLPPEKTNLEISTEAVTNSHSTTAVIANDNESLASEKYVPEISGEVAVTASVDDPQGPPDVALHNELFKVHRTGFLGECDTGESKERFRERLWCFLFENLNRAVDELYLLCELECDVGQMKEAILVLEEAASDFKELTKRVQEFENVKRSSPQSIDVKCLKCEHHRPHAMSWEVRRMTTSSQRAEILSSSLEAFKKIQQERANMLAANNAKIMGLECSNSHDVSVDHLNKSAGKSDVILSAKDSVMKSRKQSGGSYSTQGNLNDKKQNIDLGRFNKVNFVKNVNDAPRNVSSSSANSSMLLFRDNSPSGFVKGKQETEADMLLHKKDKTFSETAIEKNLKSAENTTKKQIPLSEKDKERRNSSSRKSMDAWKERRNWEDILSSPFCVSSRLSNSPGISRKSAERARILHAKLMSPDKKKKTAFDLKREAEEKHARAMRIRSELENERVQKLQRTSEKLNRVNEWQAVRTMKLREGMYARHQRGESRHEAFLAQVVRRAGDESSKVNEVRFITSLNEENKKLMLRQKLHDSELRRAEKLQVIKTKQKEDMAREEAVLERRKLIEAEKLQRLAETQRKKEEAQVRREEERKASNAAREARAIIQLRRREERAKAQQEEAELLAQKLAERLSESEQRRKFYLEQIRERASMDFRDQSSPLMRRSMYKEGQGRTTPTNSSEDYQVNNVAGEGSSTLAAGKALLQHSMKRRIKKIRQRLMALRYEFTEPLASSENTSIGYRMAVGTARAKFGRWLQELQRLRQARKKGAASIGLITAEMIKFVEGKDPELQASRQAGLLDFIAAALPASHTSNPETCQVTIHLLKLLRVVLSATANRSYFLSQNLLPPIIPMLSAALENYIKIAASLNVPGSTNLQSSKTSVENFESISEVLDNFLWTVGTVIGHASSDEQQVQMQDGLLELLIAYQVIHRLRDLFALYDRPQVEGSPFPSSILLSIHLLVALTYRPGTNSSINWESSPVKTVLRFENQEAKPVENADCQYSSAVMTSEDYRPPLFVLNCSTVVSPLNVSDDIQIDESCNINEIKESVSLSKDGEQKPHSSVELKIANTNTRDGQDEAQKNLIEEKDAKQFVSDCAEHKNNVMLNLKEPVAFLLSAISETGLVSLPSLLTAVLLQANNRLTSEQGSYILPSNFEEVATGVLKVLNNLALLDIVFMQRMLARPDLKMEFFHLMSFLLSHCTSKWKVANDQVGFLLLECLSLLGYFALFHSENQAVLRWGKSPTILHKTDMRSAICVLQ